Part of the Alphaproteobacteria bacterium genome is shown below.
CTCAACATCACCGAGGCGATGTTCCTGGCCGATGCCTATGGCGCCTTGCGCTATCTCGACGCCAGGGCCGACGTCGACGGCGAAAGGGTCGCTCTGGTCGGCTTTTCCTATGGCGGGATGGCGACGGTCTACGCCGTCTATGCGCAGGTGGCCGAGATCTTCGCGCCCGGCGGGCCGCGCTTCGCCGGTCATGCGGCCTACTACGCGCCGTGCATCGCGGAGTTCGAGCGCGTGCAGACCACCGGCGCGCCGGTTCTTATGATGTGGGGCACCGCCGACGCGATTGTCGATCCGGACCGGTGCGCCGAGACGATAGCCGACCTGCGCGCTGGCGGCAGTGCGGTCGAGGCGATCGCGTTCGATGGCGCGTTCCACCAGTGGGACGGCGGCTTCGCCACGCCGCGCACCATCGGGCGGGACCTGTCGCCGTGCGCGCTGCGGGTGGCGGCCGATGCGACCACGCGCGACGTGCGGCTCGGCCTGGAAATGAACGGGCCGCTGACGCGCCGGGCGATCCTGGCTACCTGCGTGCGCAACGAGCCGTACATGATCGGCGCCGACGACGCCGTCCGGGCGCAGTCGACCGCGGCGCTGAGCCGGTTCCTGAACGCGACCTTCGCGCTGCCGCAATAGCAGCGGCGGCCGAAGCGGCGGATCGAGTCCGTCGCCCCGGCCGCCGCGCACGGCCCCAGGGAGGGGGGTGGGCTCAGTTGTCGCCCGGTCCCTGATCGGGCGTGCCGTCGTCGTCGCCGCCACCGTTGCCGCCGCCGCCGTTGTCGTCATTGGCATCGTGATTCGGGCCGTCGTCGTTGCCGCCGCCGCGCCCGCCATGGTCGTCGTTGGCGTCGTGGTTCGGGCCGTCGTCGTTGCCGCCGCCGCGCCCGCCGTGATCGTCGTTGGCGTCGTGGTTCGGGCCGTCGTCTGCCCCGCGCTTGCCGCGAGTCGTGTCGTCCTTGCCATGGCCGCCGCCGTGCCCGCCGCGATCATCGTTTGCGTCGTGGTCGGCGCCGTCGTCCGCACCGTTCTTGGCAAAGGCCTGCGCTGACTTGACGCTTAGGCCATCGCTATCGCGGGTCACGGTCACCGGTGCGCTGATCAGCGCGGCAAGGCCCAGAACGCCGGCGGCTGCAATCGTCCCGGCCTTCAACAGAGTCCGCAGAGAAGTCATCGTCTTGCTCCGATCGTTGGTCGTTTGCACTGTCGGGGGCGGTTCGCGGGCCGCCGTGATTGCAATCGGGCCGACAACACGACCGCCGGCAGAAATCGTCCTCGAATGAAAAATTTTTATTTCGGGACGAAGTGGCCGATGGCCGGTGTTATTCGAGCAGGAACGACATCGAACCAACGGTGCGGAGGCGGGGAGGACCGGTGGACCGGGCGCTTGCACAGGAACTTGTCGCGCTGGTGCCGCAGATGCGGCGGTTTGCGCTGTCGCTGACCGGCTCTGCGGCCGAAGCCGACGACGTGGTGCAGGGTGCGGTGGAACGCGCCATTCGCCACATCGACCTGGCAGCGCGGGACGAGACTGGACTGGCTCTACCGCATCGTGCAGAATCAGTTCCTCAACTCGGTGCGGTCGGAGCGGGTTCGCGCACGCCATGGGAACGAGACGAGCAGGGTGCAGGAAACGGCGACAGATCCGCGCCGCAGCATCGAGGCCAGGCTGACGCTGGATGCTGTGCAGGCGGAGTTGCAGTCGCTGGACCCGGAGCAGCGGGCGGTGCTGGTGCTTGTCTGCGTGGAAGGGCAGTCCTACGCCCAGGCTGCCGCGACGCTTGGCGTTCCGGTCGGCACGGTGACCAGCCGGCTGGGGCGGGCGCGGGCGCATCTCAAGCACGTGCTCTACGACGAGCCGGGCGTTTAGCCGGCGGACGACGGAGGCGATGGTGAGCGAAGACCGGATGACTGCGATGGACGACGAGGCCCGGATTGCGGCCCTGCTCGACGGGTCGCTCGACCCGGCGGTGTCGCAGCGGGTCGAGGCCGAGGTGGCGCGCAGCCCGCGCCTGCTGCAGATGCTGGGCGAGTTCGCGCTGCTGAACTGCACCCTGCGGCGGACGGTGACGGCGCCGTTTACCGGACGCAAGCCGGCGTCGGCGTTCATCGGAGGCGGCGGCAGCGTCGTCCGCGGTCCGTGGCGTCGGGCCCTGCCTGCGATGGCGGCGAGCGTGATTGCGCTGGCCGCGGCGGCCGGCGGTTTTTTCGGCGGCCGCGCCGACGGCGAGGCGGCGCTGGAGACCGCCTATCTCGAGGTCTATGAGGCGCGCGAGCAGACGCTGGACCGCGCGCTCGAAGCATCGGCCAGCGGCGAGGCGGTGGCCTGGGCCAAGCCGGGCACCAGCTGGACCCTGGAGATCACGCCGATCCGCACCTACCGCTCGGCCGACGAGCGCTGGTGCCGCGAGTACCGCTCCGCCGAGGAAATCGGCAGCGTGCTCGAGGTGAGGCTGGGCGTCGCCTGTCGCGCCGGCGACGGCCACTGGCAGACCCAGATGGAGCAGATGGTCGAGAGCTGAGCCGGGCTGCGCCCGCTCAGCCGCACAGGATCCTCAGCAGGCGCTCCAGCTCGCGACCCTGCTTCTCGACGATCTGCTGCGCTTCGTCCTTCAGCGCCTGGATGTTGCCGGCATTGGCCGCGTCCATGTCGTCGAGCGCGAGATCGAGGTCGGTATCGAAGCGGAAATACCGCTGGTCCTGGCCGGCATCGCTGTCCGGCAGGATCTGGCGCAGCTGATAGTCCGCGGCATCGGCCGCGCCGTCCATCATCACGCTGATGATCGGCCTGATCCAGCCGATCGCGCCCCAGTCCTTCGCATCGTCATAGGGGATGCGCCGCGTCGCGGTGCCGGTGCCGAGCGAGACGACGATGATGTCCTCGTGCCTGGCTCCGTGCGCATAGGCCTCGACATAGGCGCACATGCCGGGGTTGTTGACGAAGACCCCGCCGTCGACGAGCACGCGGCGCGACGTGTTCGACGCCATGCCCTTGACCACGGCCGGCTCGAAGAAGGTCGGCGCGGCCGACGTCGCCCGGGCGACGTCGCGCAGATAGTGGTTGCGATCCTTCTTTTCGCGCGCCCGGCGGGTCTTGAAGAAATAGGGTTCGCGCCGCTCGATGTCGTAGCTGGTCACCACGATCGGCACGAGACATTCGGCCAGCGTCGCGTCGCCCAGATACTGCTTCAGCAACCGCTCGAGCGGCCGGTGGTCGTACTGCTCGTCGGTGGCGCCGCCGACCGACGTGATCCCGCGCCAGAGCGAGCGGTGGAAGATCTCCGCACCGCGTTCGACATAGAACGCCAGCATTTCCGCGGCGCTATAGCGCGGCTTGTCGTCGGCCTTGGGTGCGCTGAGGCCGGTGGCGAGGATGCCGCCGGTCGACGTGCCGACCATCAGGTCGAACATCTCGGCGATGCCGCGTCCGGCCTCCTCCTCCAGATATTGCAGCAGAACGCCCGGGATCACCCCGCGAATGCCGCCGCCGTCGATCGAGAGCACCTTGAACATGGCCCGCCTCCTCCGCCGATCGCGCATGCTAGGCCGTCGCCCCGGCGCCCGCATGTGGCCTTCGGCACAGCGTAGCGCCGGCCGCCCGGGCTTGCGCGAAAAGGCGGCGGCCGCGGCGGCGGCGCATGCTATGTAGGCCGCGGGACAGCCAGCGCGGGGCGGCATGAACGACAGCTGGGTCGGCATCGTCAACTATCTGGTCTCGCTGGGGACCGTCGGCGGCATCTATGCCGTGGTCGCGCTCGGGCTCAACGTGCAGTGGGGCTTCACCGGCCTGTTCAACGCCGGCATCGCGGGCTTCTATGCCATCGGCGCCTATGTCTCGGCGATCCTGACGACACCGGAGTCGGCGAACCATCTGGGCGGCTTCGGGCTGCCGGTGGCCGCGGGCTGGGTGGCGGCGATGGTCGCGGCGGGCCTGCTGGCCTGGGGGGTCGGCGTGGTCTGCATCAGGCTGCGCAGCGACTATCTGGCGATCGCGACCATCGGCATCGCCGAGATCCTGCGCCTGGTGCTGAAGAACGAGCTGTGGCTGACCAACGGCCCGCGCGGCATCCAGCGCATCCCGCGCCCGTTCGAAAGCCTGGGCCCGCCCTATGCCGACCTGGCTTATCTGGGCCTGATCGCCGCAATCGTCCTGCTGCTGTTCCTGCTGCTGCAACGCGCGTCGGCCTCGCCGTGGGGGCGGACGATGCGCGCGATCCGCGAGAACGACGTGGCGGCGGAAGCGGTCGGCAAGAACGTGATCCGCTTCCGGCTGGAGGCGTTCATCGTCGGCAGCATGCTGATGGGGCTGGGCGGCGCGATGCAGGCGCACCTGACCAAGTTCATCGGCGTCGAAGCGACCGAGCCGCTGATGACCACCTTCCTGGTCTGGGTGATGCTGATCATCGGCGGCAGCGGCAACAACCTGGGTGCGGTGTTCGGGCCGTTGCTGATCTGGGCGATCTGGTCGGCGACCGAGCTGGTGACCGCCCAACTGCCGGCCGACTGGATCACGCGCGCGGCCTATATCCGCATCTTTCTGATCGGCCTGCTGTTGCAGATCGTGCTGCAGCGCTTCGCGCGCGGACTGTTTCCGGAGCGGGTGCCGAAGGCGGTGCGCCGCGAGGTCGGCGCCGGCTGAACCTTGGCCAGCCGGGTGCGGCTATGACGCCAGGCTGAGACGGCTGCCGGCCGCCGCGGGTGCCGGGGCGCGCAGGCGATAGGCGGGGAACACCAGCCGCGCCGTCGTGCCGTCACCGTTG
Proteins encoded:
- a CDS encoding branched-chain amino acid ABC transporter permease, translating into MNDSWVGIVNYLVSLGTVGGIYAVVALGLNVQWGFTGLFNAGIAGFYAIGAYVSAILTTPESANHLGGFGLPVAAGWVAAMVAAGLLAWGVGVVCIRLRSDYLAIATIGIAEILRLVLKNELWLTNGPRGIQRIPRPFESLGPPYADLAYLGLIAAIVLLLFLLLQRASASPWGRTMRAIRENDVAAEAVGKNVIRFRLEAFIVGSMLMGLGGAMQAHLTKFIGVEATEPLMTTFLVWVMLIIGGSGNNLGAVFGPLLIWAIWSATELVTAQLPADWITRAAYIRIFLIGLLLQIVLQRFARGLFPERVPKAVRREVGAG
- a CDS encoding alpha/beta fold hydrolase: LHIRVAAIRSCWHLLPAVAWAVATAGAWPHASHAQPLLAEVWADADMALAGETVTFASSDPFSLHDAAAGTALPRDVQATLFVPDEAGAARPVPAVVLLHGAGGVQAVRETTYARQLAAQGIAALVLDVFGNRRDVATGFTARVLNITEAMFLADAYGALRYLDARADVDGERVALVGFSYGGMATVYAVYAQVAEIFAPGGPRFAGHAAYYAPCIAEFERVQTTGAPVLMMWGTADAIVDPDRCAETIADLRAGGSAVEAIAFDGAFHQWDGGFATPRTIGRDLSPCALRVAADATTRDVRLGLEMNGPLTRRAILATCVRNEPYMIGADDAVRAQSTAALSRFLNATFALPQ
- a CDS encoding patatin-like phospholipase family protein is translated as MFKVLSIDGGGIRGVIPGVLLQYLEEEAGRGIAEMFDLMVGTSTGGILATGLSAPKADDKPRYSAAEMLAFYVERGAEIFHRSLWRGITSVGGATDEQYDHRPLERLLKQYLGDATLAECLVPIVVTSYDIERREPYFFKTRRAREKKDRNHYLRDVARATSAAPTFFEPAVVKGMASNTSRRVLVDGGVFVNNPGMCAYVEAYAHGARHEDIIVVSLGTGTATRRIPYDDAKDWGAIGWIRPIISVMMDGAADAADYQLRQILPDSDAGQDQRYFRFDTDLDLALDDMDAANAGNIQALKDEAQQIVEKQGRELERLLRILCG
- a CDS encoding RNA polymerase sigma factor, which codes for MRSERVRARHGNETSRVQETATDPRRSIEARLTLDAVQAELQSLDPEQRAVLVLVCVEGQSYAQAAATLGVPVGTVTSRLGRARAHLKHVLYDEPGV